A section of the Agrococcus sp. SGAir0287 genome encodes:
- the leuC gene encoding 3-isopropylmalate dehydratase large subunit, producing the protein MGRTLAEKVWDDHVVVKGEDGSPDLIYIDLHLVHEVTSPQAFDGLRQAGRPLRRVDLTVATEDHNTPTLAIDKPIQDPTSAKQISTLRENAAEFGVRLHSLGDKEQGIVHIVGPQLGLTMPGITVVCGDSHTSTHGAFGAMAFGIGTSEVEHVMATQTLPLKPFKTMAITVEGELRPGVTAKDIILAVIAQIGTGGGAGYVFEYRGSAIRSLSIEGRMTICNMSIEAGARAGMVAPDQTTFDYIQGRDHAPKGADWDAAVAYWKTLPTDDDAVFDAEVVIDANELEPFVTWGTNPGQGSPLSETVPDPASFSDPVDRAAAEKALAYMDLAPGTPLKDVKVDTVFIGSCTNSRMEDLRAAAAILRGKRKAEGLRVMVVPGSARVRLEAEAEGLDKVFTDFGAEWRFAGCSMCLGMNPDQLAPGERCASTSNRNFEGRQGKGGRTHLVSPLVAAATAIRGTLSSPWDLEMDARQHEEAMA; encoded by the coding sequence ATGGGCAGGACGCTGGCCGAGAAGGTCTGGGACGACCACGTCGTCGTCAAGGGGGAGGACGGCTCGCCCGACCTCATCTACATCGACCTCCACCTCGTGCACGAGGTGACGAGCCCGCAGGCGTTCGACGGCCTCCGTCAGGCCGGGCGCCCGCTGCGGCGCGTCGACCTCACGGTCGCGACCGAGGACCACAACACGCCGACGCTCGCGATCGACAAGCCCATCCAGGACCCGACGAGCGCGAAGCAGATCTCGACGCTGCGCGAGAACGCGGCCGAGTTCGGCGTGCGCCTCCACTCGCTCGGCGACAAGGAGCAGGGCATCGTCCACATCGTCGGCCCCCAGCTGGGCCTCACGATGCCGGGCATCACCGTCGTCTGCGGCGACTCCCACACCTCGACGCACGGCGCGTTCGGCGCGATGGCGTTCGGCATCGGCACGAGCGAGGTCGAGCACGTCATGGCGACGCAGACGCTGCCGCTCAAGCCGTTCAAGACCATGGCGATCACGGTCGAGGGCGAGCTGCGACCCGGCGTCACGGCGAAGGACATCATCCTCGCCGTCATCGCCCAGATCGGCACCGGTGGCGGCGCCGGCTACGTCTTCGAGTACCGCGGCTCCGCGATCCGCTCGCTCTCCATCGAGGGCCGCATGACGATCTGCAACATGTCGATCGAGGCCGGCGCTCGCGCGGGCATGGTCGCCCCCGACCAGACGACGTTCGACTACATCCAGGGCCGCGACCACGCCCCGAAGGGCGCCGACTGGGATGCCGCCGTCGCGTACTGGAAGACGCTGCCGACCGACGACGACGCCGTCTTCGACGCCGAGGTCGTCATCGACGCGAACGAGCTCGAGCCGTTCGTGACGTGGGGCACGAACCCCGGCCAAGGATCGCCGCTGTCGGAGACGGTGCCCGACCCGGCGTCGTTCTCCGACCCCGTCGACCGCGCGGCGGCCGAGAAGGCGCTCGCCTACATGGACCTCGCGCCCGGCACGCCCCTCAAGGACGTGAAGGTCGACACCGTCTTCATCGGCTCGTGCACGAACTCCCGCATGGAGGACCTGCGCGCCGCCGCCGCGATCCTGCGCGGCAAGCGCAAGGCCGAGGGCCTGCGCGTCATGGTCGTGCCCGGCTCGGCGCGCGTGCGCCTCGAGGCGGAGGCCGAGGGCCTCGACAAGGTCTTCACCGACTTCGGCGCCGAGTGGCGCTTCGCCGGCTGCTCGATGTGCCTCGGCATGAACCCCGACCAGCTCGCGCCCGGCGAGCGCTGCGCATCCACGTCGAACCGCAACTTCGAGGGCAGGCAGGGCAAGGGCGGTCGCACGCACCTCGTCTCGCCGCTCGTCGCGGCGGCGACCGCGATCCGCGGCACGCTCTCGAGCCCGTGGGACCTCGAGATGGATGCGCGACAGCACGAGGAGGCGATGGCCTGA
- the leuD gene encoding 3-isopropylmalate dehydratase small subunit, whose translation MEKIAQLTGPIIPLRSSNTDTDQIIPAVFLKRVTKTGYDDALFHHWRQDPSFVLNQEPYRHGGILVTGADFGTGSSREHAVWALRDFGITAVLSPRFGEIFRGNAGKQGLLTGVIPEEAVERLWAAAEASPGMQTTVDLVARTVTIADETIDFEIDDYTRWRLLEGLDDIALTLRDEERITAFEASRPSWMPRTLPVQTGTQ comes from the coding sequence ATGGAGAAGATCGCACAGCTGACCGGCCCGATCATCCCGCTGCGGTCGTCGAACACCGACACCGACCAGATCATCCCGGCCGTCTTCCTCAAGCGCGTCACGAAGACGGGCTACGACGACGCCCTCTTCCACCATTGGCGCCAGGACCCGTCGTTCGTGCTGAACCAGGAGCCCTACCGGCACGGCGGCATCCTCGTCACCGGTGCGGACTTCGGCACGGGCTCGAGCCGCGAGCACGCCGTGTGGGCGCTGCGCGACTTCGGCATCACCGCCGTGCTCAGCCCGCGCTTCGGCGAGATCTTCCGCGGCAACGCCGGCAAGCAGGGCCTGCTCACGGGCGTGATCCCGGAGGAGGCGGTCGAGCGCCTGTGGGCGGCGGCCGAGGCGAGTCCGGGAATGCAGACCACCGTCGATCTGGTTGCCCGTACGGTGACGATCGCCGACGAGACGATCGACTTCGAGATCGACGACTACACGCGCTGGCGCCTCCTCGAGGGCCTCGACGACATCGCGCTCACCTTGCGCGACGAGGAGCGGATCACCGCCTTCGAGGCCTCCCGTCCCTCCTGGATGCCGAGGACGCTGCCGGTGCAGACGGGAACCCAGTGA
- the murA gene encoding UDP-N-acetylglucosamine 1-carboxyvinyltransferase, whose protein sequence is MKGAKNLVTKAMVAALLADTPSELRSVPEISDVRVVRGLLEIHGVIVESIGDTMRLDPVNVESAHETSINAHAGSSRIPILFCGPLLHRLGEAFIPDLGGCHIGDRPIDYHLDVLRNFGAVVDKLPTGIRMTAPDGLHGAKVRLPYPSVGATEQVLLTATLAKGRTELSNAAVEPEILDLIAILQKMGAEIQVDTDRTIRIEGVERLVGYSHTALFDRNEAASWACAALATGGDIFVGGARQQEMTTFLNVYRKVGGAFEISDDGIRFWHPGGDLKPVVVETDVHPGFMTDWQQPLVVALAKAKGISIVHETVYEQRFGFTEALVDMGATIQIHTECLGSHACRFGQRNYEHSAVIAGPATLHGADIVVPDLRGGFSHLVAALTAEGESRISNVGIIARGYERFIEKLQVLGADFDVDG, encoded by the coding sequence ATGAAGGGCGCGAAGAACCTCGTCACGAAGGCGATGGTCGCCGCGCTGCTCGCCGACACCCCCTCCGAGCTGCGCTCCGTGCCGGAGATCAGCGACGTGCGCGTCGTGCGGGGCCTGCTCGAGATCCACGGCGTCATCGTCGAGTCGATCGGCGACACCATGCGCCTCGACCCCGTGAACGTCGAGAGCGCCCACGAGACGTCGATCAACGCGCACGCCGGATCGAGCCGGATCCCGATCCTCTTCTGCGGGCCGCTGCTGCACCGCCTCGGCGAGGCGTTCATCCCCGACCTCGGCGGCTGCCACATCGGCGATCGCCCGATCGACTACCACCTCGACGTGCTGCGCAACTTCGGCGCCGTCGTCGACAAGCTGCCCACGGGCATCCGCATGACGGCGCCCGACGGCCTGCACGGCGCCAAGGTGCGCCTGCCGTACCCGTCGGTCGGCGCCACCGAGCAGGTGCTGCTCACGGCGACGCTCGCGAAGGGGCGCACGGAGCTGTCGAACGCGGCCGTCGAGCCCGAGATCCTCGACCTCATCGCGATCCTGCAGAAGATGGGCGCCGAGATCCAGGTCGACACCGACCGCACGATCCGCATCGAGGGCGTCGAGCGTCTCGTCGGCTACAGCCACACGGCGCTCTTCGACCGCAACGAGGCCGCCTCGTGGGCCTGCGCGGCCCTCGCGACCGGCGGCGACATCTTCGTCGGCGGCGCGCGGCAGCAGGAGATGACGACGTTCCTCAACGTCTACCGCAAGGTGGGCGGCGCGTTCGAGATCTCCGACGACGGCATCCGCTTCTGGCACCCGGGCGGCGACCTCAAGCCCGTCGTCGTCGAGACCGACGTGCACCCCGGCTTCATGACCGACTGGCAGCAGCCGCTCGTCGTCGCGCTCGCGAAGGCCAAGGGCATCTCGATCGTGCACGAGACGGTCTACGAGCAGCGGTTCGGCTTCACGGAGGCCCTCGTCGACATGGGCGCGACGATCCAGATCCACACGGAGTGCCTCGGCAGCCACGCGTGCCGCTTCGGCCAGCGCAACTACGAGCACTCCGCCGTCATCGCGGGCCCCGCGACGCTGCACGGCGCCGACATCGTCGTGCCCGACCTGCGCGGCGGCTTCAGCCACCTCGTGGCGGCGCTCACCGCCGAGGGCGAGTCGCGGATCTCGAACGTCGGGATCATCGCGCGCGGCTACGAGCGCTTCATCGAGAAGCTGCAGGTGCTCGGAGCCGACTTCGACGTCGACGGATGA
- a CDS encoding lysophospholipid acyltransferase family protein, which translates to MPRRSERTPLFRALAGVVLPSMAAMADIRLHHADRVPQDGAFVMAPNHMSEIDPLVTAVALWKAGRVPRFMAKESLFRVPGLGAIMRGTGQIPVDRGGIVRGADPMAAARALVEQRLAVIIYPEGTLTRDPDLWPMRGKTGAVRMALQADVPLIPVAHWGAQRLMPRYARGIRPIPRKRIDVVFGEPVDLAAYRGGAMDQATLLRATDAVMQSITDLLEELRGETAPAERWDPAKRGQDETGRFDG; encoded by the coding sequence ATGCCCCGCCGCAGCGAGCGCACGCCGCTCTTCCGGGCGCTCGCCGGCGTCGTGCTGCCCTCGATGGCGGCGATGGCAGACATCCGGCTGCACCACGCCGACCGTGTGCCGCAGGACGGCGCGTTCGTCATGGCGCCGAACCACATGAGCGAGATCGACCCGCTCGTGACCGCGGTGGCGCTGTGGAAGGCGGGCCGCGTGCCGCGGTTCATGGCGAAGGAGAGCCTCTTCCGCGTGCCCGGCCTCGGCGCCATCATGCGCGGCACGGGGCAGATCCCCGTCGACCGCGGCGGCATCGTGCGCGGCGCGGACCCCATGGCGGCGGCGCGCGCGCTCGTCGAGCAGCGCCTCGCCGTCATCATCTACCCCGAGGGCACGCTCACGCGCGATCCGGACCTGTGGCCCATGCGCGGCAAGACGGGCGCCGTGCGCATGGCGCTGCAGGCGGACGTGCCGCTCATCCCGGTCGCCCACTGGGGCGCGCAGCGGCTCATGCCGCGCTACGCGCGCGGCATCCGCCCCATCCCGCGCAAGCGCATCGACGTCGTCTTCGGCGAGCCCGTCGACCTCGCCGCGTACCGTGGGGGAGCGATGGACCAGGCGACGCTGCTGCGAGCGACCGACGCGGTCATGCAGTCGATCACCGACCTGCTCGAGGAGCTGCGCGGCGAGACGGCGCCCGCCGAGCGCTGGGATCCCGCGAAGCGCGGGCAGGACGAGACGGGGCGGTTCGATGGCTGA
- a CDS encoding NAD(P)H-dependent glycerol-3-phosphate dehydrogenase, with product MADVAVLGAGSWGTTFAKVLADGGNRVTMWARRPEAAREIAESRRNTRYLPGITLPDALTATSDAAAAVAGAQQVYLAVPSQQLRATLTDLLPVLPTDAPLVSLMKGVEAGTRLRMSEVVAEAAHVGPERVAVVSGPNLALEIAQEQPTAAVVSCSDLDAAMAVARVARNDYFHSFVNDDVIGTEFGGVLKNLVAVAIGIVDGVGYGENTKASIITRGLAEVTAFAVAHGAKPETMQGLAGLGDLIATCASPLSRNFTAGRLLGLGYSRQDVVARMNQVAEGLSSIAPVAELAAARGIPMPILEQVRLVIDEAMDPRDIAPHLTTDDAEPTLEMLS from the coding sequence ATGGCTGACGTCGCCGTGCTCGGCGCCGGCTCCTGGGGCACGACGTTCGCGAAGGTGCTCGCCGACGGCGGCAACCGCGTCACGATGTGGGCCAGGCGCCCCGAGGCGGCGCGCGAGATCGCCGAGTCGCGCCGCAACACGCGCTACCTGCCCGGCATCACGCTGCCGGATGCGCTCACGGCGACGTCGGATGCCGCGGCGGCGGTCGCGGGGGCGCAGCAGGTCTACCTCGCCGTGCCGAGCCAGCAGCTGCGCGCGACCCTCACCGATCTGCTCCCCGTGCTGCCGACCGACGCGCCGCTCGTGAGCCTCATGAAGGGCGTCGAGGCGGGCACGCGCCTGCGCATGAGCGAGGTCGTCGCCGAGGCGGCGCACGTCGGCCCCGAGCGCGTCGCGGTCGTCTCCGGCCCCAACCTCGCGCTCGAGATCGCGCAGGAGCAGCCGACCGCCGCCGTCGTCTCGTGCAGCGACCTCGACGCGGCCATGGCCGTCGCGCGCGTCGCCCGCAACGACTACTTCCACTCGTTCGTGAACGACGACGTCATCGGCACCGAGTTCGGCGGGGTGCTGAAGAACCTCGTCGCCGTCGCGATCGGCATCGTCGACGGCGTCGGCTACGGCGAGAACACGAAGGCGTCGATCATCACGCGCGGCCTCGCCGAGGTGACGGCGTTCGCGGTCGCGCATGGCGCGAAGCCCGAGACCATGCAGGGCCTCGCCGGACTCGGCGACCTCATCGCCACATGCGCGTCGCCGCTGTCGCGCAACTTCACCGCCGGCCGCCTGCTCGGCCTCGGCTATTCGCGGCAGGACGTCGTCGCGCGCATGAACCAGGTCGCCGAGGGGCTGTCGTCGATCGCGCCCGTCGCCGAGCTCGCCGCCGCCCGCGGCATCCCGATGCCCATCCTCGAGCAGGTCCGCCTCGTCATCGACGAGGCGATGGACCCGCGCGACATCGCCCCGCACCTCACGACCGACGATGCCGAACCCACCCTGGAGATGCTCTCGTGA
- a CDS encoding D-alanine--D-alanine ligase family protein — MTDRIRVALLFGGRSSEHVISCATAGSVLAHIDRDRFDVVPIGITRSGALVLQPDDPASMTLERMPEVGDGDRVLLPDTTRTRELTAIDASGARRSLGEIDVAFPILHGRFGEDGTVQGMLELAGIPYVGNGVLASAVGMDKHFTKTVLAHAGITVAPWITVQRREWEADPEAIRTRLGDLTLPLFVKPARAGSSVGVSRVASLIDLDGAMREAFAEDSRVLIEAGCPGREVEVAVLQGRDGAMPRASLPGEIVLRPGEFYDFDAKYVDPERARVVCPADLDERTLAAVQQSAVRAFEAIEGSGLARVDFFVSDEHGVVVNEINTMPGFTTISMFPLAWGATGIGYADLITELVELGLAEER, encoded by the coding sequence GTGACCGACCGCATCCGCGTCGCCCTGCTGTTCGGCGGGCGCTCGAGCGAGCACGTGATCTCGTGCGCCACCGCCGGCAGCGTGCTGGCGCACATCGACCGCGACCGCTTCGACGTCGTGCCCATCGGCATCACGCGCTCCGGCGCCCTCGTGCTGCAGCCCGACGATCCGGCCTCGATGACGCTCGAGCGCATGCCCGAGGTCGGCGACGGCGACCGCGTGCTGCTGCCCGACACGACGCGCACGCGCGAGCTGACGGCGATCGACGCGTCCGGCGCGCGCCGCTCGCTCGGCGAGATCGACGTCGCCTTCCCCATCCTCCACGGCCGCTTCGGCGAGGACGGCACGGTGCAGGGCATGCTCGAGCTCGCCGGCATCCCCTACGTCGGCAACGGCGTGCTCGCGAGCGCCGTCGGCATGGACAAGCACTTCACGAAGACCGTGCTCGCGCACGCGGGCATCACCGTCGCGCCGTGGATCACCGTGCAGCGCCGCGAGTGGGAGGCGGATCCCGAGGCGATCCGCACGCGGTTGGGCGACCTCACGCTGCCGCTGTTCGTGAAGCCCGCCCGCGCCGGATCGAGCGTCGGCGTCTCGCGCGTCGCGTCGCTCATCGATCTCGACGGGGCGATGCGCGAGGCGTTCGCCGAGGACTCGCGCGTGCTCATCGAGGCCGGATGCCCCGGCCGCGAGGTCGAGGTCGCCGTGCTGCAGGGCCGCGACGGCGCGATGCCGCGCGCGTCGCTGCCCGGCGAGATCGTGCTGCGACCCGGCGAGTTCTACGACTTCGACGCGAAGTACGTCGACCCGGAGCGCGCGAGGGTCGTCTGCCCGGCCGACCTCGACGAGCGGACGCTCGCGGCGGTGCAGCAGTCGGCCGTCCGCGCCTTCGAGGCCATCGAGGGGTCGGGACTCGCGCGCGTCGACTTCTTCGTCTCCGACGAGCACGGCGTCGTCGTCAACGAGATCAACACCATGCCGGGCTTCACGACGATCTCGATGTTCCCGCTCGCATGGGGCGCGACCGGCATCGGCTACGCCGACCTCATCACCGAACTCGTCGAGCTGGGGCTCGCGGAGGAGCGGTGA
- a CDS encoding CPBP family glutamic-type intramembrane protease — protein MSPWWAVATYVVALFTASGLIRLLDPTASTASPSWLWLAPALAAGITWLVGRRALAIMLPAPVSTRQVRAHTILGVGAAVVLLALVGIGLVLLGRDALAGAALGASVLPTVLLLVPLAFALELGWRGTLQPLLEPRIGRLWACLAVGVAWAAWRLEVDDAAGIVATLVTSVALSVLLGYLGTGSWWQRWITAGVVQALVSVGLVLVAGSARFEGAGSLVVAGASVVVAVVWLLMFRAAQRRRAARAASA, from the coding sequence GTGAGCCCCTGGTGGGCGGTGGCGACGTACGTCGTCGCGCTCTTCACCGCAAGCGGGCTCATCCGCCTCCTCGACCCGACGGCCTCGACGGCCAGCCCGTCGTGGCTGTGGCTCGCGCCGGCGCTCGCCGCCGGCATCACGTGGCTCGTGGGGCGTCGCGCGCTCGCGATCATGCTGCCGGCGCCCGTGTCGACGCGGCAGGTGCGCGCCCACACGATCCTCGGCGTCGGCGCGGCTGTCGTGCTGCTCGCGCTCGTCGGCATCGGGCTCGTGCTGCTCGGGCGCGACGCGCTCGCCGGTGCGGCGCTGGGGGCGTCCGTGCTGCCGACCGTGCTGCTGCTCGTGCCGCTCGCGTTCGCGCTCGAGCTCGGCTGGCGCGGCACGCTGCAGCCGCTGCTCGAGCCGCGCATCGGGCGGCTGTGGGCGTGCCTGGCGGTCGGCGTGGCGTGGGCCGCCTGGCGCCTCGAGGTCGACGACGCGGCCGGCATCGTCGCCACCCTCGTGACGTCGGTCGCGCTCTCGGTGCTGCTCGGCTACCTCGGCACCGGCTCCTGGTGGCAGCGGTGGATCACCGCGGGCGTCGTGCAGGCGCTCGTGTCGGTCGGGCTCGTGCTCGTCGCCGGGTCCGCTCGCTTCGAGGGCGCGGGCTCGCTCGTGGTGGCAGGCGCCTCGGTCGTGGTCGCCGTCGTCTGGCTGCTCATGTTCCGCGCGGCGCAGCGCCGCCGTGCGGCGAGGGCCGCATCGGCCTGA
- a CDS encoding VOC family protein, with amino-acid sequence MDDAWRSIGDRLLAWFATPSHAAGAALVERIVGIAGRVVDVDVRARCVRVALERPDASLAPAIAAAAEDLGLAPEPRRLQSIRIVLESPDPEHIAPFWALALGYERRGDVLVDPWRRDPTIVLVRDHEARPHRERIHLDVVRPAAAVAAIAEAVGAPTGPYGVRHADDDGIEVDAVPGDALEGAASWWTLFAAVARFATPTADVAALVASAAARLADAAGERVGIDVRPGSVTLDGGKDAWEGDEGARAPFVGVAAAIADAALRAGATPEPADLRFVQLGLDAVDVPAARAVWRAVLAAEDDPRAHVTDLVDPLGLGHVLFLQDMDADDLERRAQRPRVHVEVLVPSDALEARLDAVVAAGGRVLEQGDGRVVVADAEGARATFVTG; translated from the coding sequence ATGGACGACGCATGGCGGAGCATCGGCGATCGGCTGCTGGCGTGGTTCGCGACTCCGTCGCACGCCGCGGGCGCAGCGCTCGTCGAGCGCATCGTGGGCATCGCCGGCCGCGTCGTCGACGTCGACGTCCGAGCGCGCTGCGTGCGCGTCGCGCTCGAGCGCCCCGACGCGTCGCTGGCACCGGCGATCGCCGCGGCGGCCGAGGATCTCGGCCTCGCTCCCGAGCCACGGCGGCTGCAGTCGATCCGGATCGTGCTGGAGTCGCCGGATCCCGAGCACATCGCGCCGTTCTGGGCGCTCGCGCTCGGCTACGAGCGTCGCGGCGACGTGCTCGTCGACCCGTGGCGCAGGGATCCAACGATCGTGCTCGTGCGCGACCACGAGGCGCGTCCGCATCGCGAGCGCATCCACCTCGACGTCGTGCGACCGGCCGCGGCCGTCGCGGCGATCGCGGAGGCCGTCGGCGCGCCGACCGGCCCGTACGGCGTGCGGCACGCCGACGACGACGGCATCGAGGTCGACGCCGTGCCGGGCGACGCGCTCGAGGGCGCTGCGTCGTGGTGGACGCTCTTCGCCGCCGTGGCGCGGTTCGCGACGCCCACGGCCGACGTCGCCGCCCTGGTCGCGAGCGCTGCGGCGCGGCTCGCCGACGCGGCGGGCGAGCGCGTGGGCATCGACGTGCGACCGGGCTCCGTCACGCTCGACGGCGGCAAGGACGCGTGGGAGGGCGACGAAGGCGCCCGCGCCCCGTTCGTCGGCGTCGCCGCCGCGATCGCCGACGCTGCGCTGCGGGCCGGTGCGACCCCCGAGCCCGCAGACCTCCGCTTCGTGCAGCTGGGGCTCGACGCGGTCGACGTACCCGCTGCGCGCGCCGTCTGGCGGGCCGTGCTCGCCGCCGAGGACGATCCGCGTGCGCACGTCACGGACCTCGTCGACCCGCTCGGGCTCGGGCACGTGCTGTTCCTGCAGGACATGGACGCCGACGACCTCGAGCGCCGTGCGCAGCGCCCGCGCGTGCACGTCGAGGTGCTCGTGCCCTCCGACGCGCTCGAGGCGCGGCTCGACGCGGTCGTCGCCGCGGGCGGGCGCGTGCTCGAGCAGGGCGACGGACGCGTCGTCGTCGCCGATGCAGAGGGCGCGCGAGCGACGTTCGTGACCGGCTAG
- the yccX gene encoding acylphosphatase gives MTTAVVATVHGMVQGVGFRWAARAEAERLGVAGSARNLVDGTVEVVAEGEPAAVDAMLAWLRQGPPSATVTQVDVAERSPRDASGFAIR, from the coding sequence ATGACGACGGCGGTGGTGGCGACGGTGCACGGCATGGTGCAGGGCGTCGGCTTCCGCTGGGCGGCGCGCGCCGAGGCCGAGCGGCTCGGCGTCGCGGGCAGCGCGCGGAACCTCGTCGACGGCACCGTCGAGGTCGTCGCCGAGGGCGAGCCGGCCGCGGTCGACGCCATGCTCGCCTGGCTGCGGCAGGGACCGCCGTCGGCGACCGTCACGCAGGTCGACGTCGCCGAGCGCTCCCCGCGGGATGCGTCGGGCTTCGCCATCCGCTGA
- a CDS encoding YqjF family protein: MPTPAPLPVSIAAPPLGGPRILSQRWSDVVFVHWRVDAALVAPHLPPGCTPDEHDGSSWVGLIAFHMSRSTFLGGPPVPWLGDFPEVNVRLYAVDAHGRRSVVFASLDAQHLVPVLVARAAFGLPYRWATMRTGRRGELLAYRTRRHGQPHARSHLIVRTPAPDVDATPDDASLATFLTGRWGFHERHLGRTILCRNEHEPWPLRTAELVHLDDGLLEAAGFEGVATRTPESVLVASRVSTSFTLPTVLVDEP, from the coding sequence GTGCCCACCCCCGCGCCGCTGCCCGTGAGCATCGCAGCCCCGCCCCTCGGCGGTCCGCGCATCCTCAGCCAGCGGTGGAGCGACGTCGTCTTCGTGCACTGGCGCGTCGACGCGGCGCTCGTGGCACCGCATCTGCCGCCGGGGTGCACGCCAGACGAGCACGACGGCTCGTCCTGGGTGGGCCTCATCGCCTTCCACATGTCGCGCAGCACGTTCCTCGGCGGTCCGCCGGTGCCATGGCTCGGCGACTTCCCCGAGGTCAACGTGCGCCTCTACGCCGTCGACGCCCACGGTCGGCGCTCCGTCGTCTTCGCGAGCCTCGACGCGCAGCACCTCGTGCCCGTGCTCGTCGCACGTGCGGCCTTCGGGCTGCCGTACCGCTGGGCGACGATGCGCACGGGGCGCCGCGGCGAGCTGCTCGCCTATCGCACGCGTCGGCACGGGCAGCCGCACGCGCGCTCGCACCTCATCGTGCGCACGCCTGCGCCGGACGTGGATGCGACGCCCGACGATGCGTCGCTCGCGACGTTCCTCACGGGCCGCTGGGGCTTCCACGAGCGACACCTCGGCCGTACGATCCTGTGCCGCAACGAGCACGAGCCCTGGCCGCTGCGCACCGCCGAGCTCGTGCATCTCGACGACGGGCTGCTCGAGGCCGCCGGGTTCGAGGGCGTCGCGACGCGCACGCCCGAGAGCGTGCTCGTCGCATCGCGGGTCTCGACGAGCTTCACGCTGCCGACCGTGCTCGTCGACGAGCCCTGA
- a CDS encoding VOC family protein gives MPDYTEGFSGFAVPDAAAAATFYRDVLGLVVTDDHGMLWIDLPGGARVLAYPKGDHEPAGFTVLNLVVPDLPAAIDDLVAKGAAFVRYDGFGQDERGIAHGRGQGPDIAWTTDPGGNVIAVMERIPEPEGAA, from the coding sequence ATGCCGGACTACACCGAGGGATTCAGCGGCTTCGCCGTGCCCGACGCCGCCGCGGCGGCGACGTTCTACCGCGACGTGCTCGGCCTCGTCGTGACCGACGACCACGGCATGCTCTGGATCGACCTGCCCGGCGGCGCGCGCGTGCTCGCCTACCCGAAGGGCGATCACGAGCCTGCGGGATTCACGGTGCTGAACCTCGTCGTGCCCGACCTGCCCGCTGCGATCGACGATCTCGTCGCGAAGGGCGCCGCGTTCGTGCGCTACGACGGGTTCGGGCAGGACGAGCGGGGCATCGCGCACGGCCGCGGCCAGGGACCCGACATCGCCTGGACCACCGATCCTGGCGGCAACGTCATCGCCGTCATGGAGCGCATCCCGGAGCCGGAAGGCGCCGCGTGA
- a CDS encoding PPOX class F420-dependent oxidoreductase, which produces MSAPSIPDEAADLLEEPNVAALATIEPDGSPQVTAVWVGRDGDTLLIPMKRHLRKTQNIRRDPRVSVLVTSRADPEHFLEVRGTVELVDDPTSSLATGLAVKYDGAPLPPDDEGHLRMIARVTPTRVRVG; this is translated from the coding sequence GTGAGCGCGCCCAGCATCCCGGACGAGGCGGCCGACCTGCTGGAGGAGCCGAACGTCGCGGCCCTCGCGACGATCGAGCCGGACGGCTCGCCGCAGGTCACGGCTGTCTGGGTCGGTCGCGACGGCGACACGCTGCTCATCCCGATGAAGCGCCATCTGCGGAAGACGCAGAACATCCGCCGCGATCCGCGCGTCAGCGTGCTCGTGACGTCGCGCGCGGACCCCGAGCACTTCCTGGAGGTGCGCGGCACGGTCGAGCTCGTCGACGATCCGACGTCGTCGCTCGCGACCGGGCTCGCCGTCAAGTACGACGGGGCGCCGCTGCCGCCCGACGACGAGGGGCACCTGCGGATGATCGCGCGGGTCACGCCGACGCGCGTGCGCGTGGGCTGA
- a CDS encoding AAA family ATPase, translating into MTHRAVLVTGMSGTGKSTVLRGLAERGCDVVDTDEPDAHGPWIEAVDGEPLWRLDRVAALLERPRARPLVVQGTVANQGATYDRFDAVVLLSAPSDVILARLATRTTNDFGKSEAERAQVLRDLAEIEPLLRAGATHEVDASRPLDEVVAAVLAVAVG; encoded by the coding sequence ATGACGCATCGGGCCGTCCTCGTCACCGGCATGTCGGGCACAGGCAAGTCCACCGTGCTGCGCGGGCTCGCCGAGCGCGGGTGCGACGTCGTCGACACCGACGAGCCCGATGCGCACGGGCCGTGGATCGAGGCCGTCGACGGCGAGCCGCTCTGGAGGCTCGACCGCGTCGCCGCGCTGCTCGAGCGGCCGCGCGCGCGTCCGCTCGTCGTGCAGGGCACCGTCGCGAACCAGGGCGCGACGTACGACCGGTTCGACGCCGTCGTGCTGCTGTCGGCGCCGTCGGACGTCATCCTCGCGCGGCTCGCCACGCGCACGACGAACGACTTCGGCAAGTCCGAGGCCGAGCGCGCCCAGGTCCTGCGCGACCTCGCCGAGATCGAGCCGCTGCTGCGCGCCGGCGCCACGCACGAGGTCGACGCGTCGCGTCCGCTCGACGAGGTCGTCGCCGCGGTCCTGGCTGTCGCCGTCGGCTGA